A single Bacillus sp. OxB-1 DNA region contains:
- the trmFO gene encoding FADH(2)-oxidizing methylenetetrahydrofolate--tRNA-(uracil(54)-C(5))-methyltransferase TrmFO: MTPIVNVIGAGLAGSEAAWQIASRGVKVRLFEMRPVKQTPAHHTDKFAELVCSNSLRANTLTNAVGVIKEEMRRLDSLIIKAADTCAVPAGGALAVDRHEFAGNVTEAIRNHPLIEVIEGEVTAIPEGITVIATGPLTSPALAEQIRGLTGEEYLYFYDAAAPIIEKDSIDMSKVYLKSRYDKGEAAYLNCPMDEEEFERFHDALVSAEVVPLKEFEKEIYFEGCMPIEVLASRGEKTLLFGALKPVGLEHPETGKRPKAVVQLRQDDAAGTLYNIVGFQTHMKWGDQKEVIKLIPGLENVEIVRYGVMHRNTFINSPRVMDATYQLKSNHQLFFAGQMTGVEGYVESAGSGLIAGINAARLALGEEPIVFPAETALGSMARYITEADPKNFQPMNINFGLFPDLGERIKSKVERAEKHADRALAALASFRATVVQ, encoded by the coding sequence ATGACACCCATCGTAAATGTCATAGGAGCTGGACTTGCAGGAAGTGAGGCGGCGTGGCAGATTGCCAGCCGTGGAGTGAAGGTCCGCTTGTTTGAAATGAGACCGGTTAAACAGACGCCGGCCCACCATACGGATAAATTTGCTGAACTTGTTTGCAGCAACTCGTTGCGTGCCAATACACTGACGAATGCTGTCGGGGTCATAAAAGAGGAGATGAGGCGGCTGGATTCCCTCATCATCAAGGCGGCTGATACTTGTGCAGTGCCGGCAGGGGGAGCCTTGGCGGTGGATCGCCATGAATTTGCAGGGAATGTGACCGAAGCGATTCGCAACCATCCGCTGATCGAGGTGATCGAAGGGGAAGTGACTGCCATTCCGGAGGGGATCACGGTCATCGCCACCGGCCCACTGACATCACCTGCACTGGCGGAGCAAATCCGCGGCCTGACCGGTGAGGAATATTTGTATTTTTATGATGCGGCGGCTCCAATCATCGAAAAAGATTCGATCGATATGTCGAAGGTTTACTTGAAATCCCGGTACGATAAAGGGGAAGCGGCTTATCTGAATTGTCCGATGGACGAAGAGGAGTTCGAGCGGTTCCATGATGCCCTCGTTTCTGCAGAAGTCGTCCCGTTGAAAGAGTTCGAGAAGGAGATTTACTTCGAAGGCTGCATGCCGATTGAAGTGCTTGCATCCCGTGGAGAAAAAACGTTGCTGTTCGGAGCCCTGAAACCGGTTGGACTGGAACATCCTGAAACCGGGAAGCGGCCGAAAGCGGTCGTCCAGCTGCGCCAAGATGACGCGGCGGGCACGTTGTACAATATTGTCGGTTTCCAGACCCATATGAAATGGGGAGATCAAAAAGAAGTGATCAAACTCATCCCTGGACTGGAAAATGTTGAAATTGTCCGCTATGGCGTCATGCACCGTAACACGTTCATCAACTCGCCGCGTGTGATGGATGCGACGTATCAGTTGAAGTCCAATCACCAATTGTTCTTCGCGGGTCAAATGACAGGCGTGGAAGGCTATGTGGAATCGGCCGGCTCCGGCTTAATTGCCGGCATCAATGCAGCCCGTCTTGCGCTCGGTGAGGAGCCGATCGTTTTCCCTGCGGAAACGGCATTGGGAAGCATGGCACGCTATATCACGGAAGCAGATCCGAAAAACTTCCAACCGATGAATATCAACTTCGGACTCTTCCCGGATTTAGGGGAACGCATCAAATCTAAAGTAGAACGTGCAGAAAAACATGCAGATCGGGCATTGGCGGCATTAGCTTCCTTCCGGGCAACCGTCGTCCAATGA
- the xerC gene encoding tyrosine recombinase XerC, which produces MTLQPASIRDEYLSFVRLEKNYSSYTVSEYEKDVNEFLEFLKVEGLESLEEVTYPVARLYVTRLYDKHLSRSTISRKISSVRSYFKFANARYDISDIAFRSLHHPKKEERLPAFFYEEELKSLFDACDGRDKKSLRDRALLELLYATGIRVSELTGIRLKDLDDQLGIVMVMGKGRKERYVPYGEFAQSALSAYLEESRPLLVKQKVHDALFVNLRGDPLTDGGVRHILKMLMERASIHSKIYPHMIRHTFATHLLSNGADMRTVQELLGHSHLSSTQVYTHITKEHLRKTYMNTHPRA; this is translated from the coding sequence ATGACATTACAGCCGGCGAGCATCCGGGATGAGTATCTCTCATTTGTACGTTTGGAAAAGAATTATTCTTCATACACCGTTTCAGAATATGAAAAAGACGTAAACGAATTTCTTGAATTTTTGAAAGTTGAAGGCCTGGAAAGTTTGGAGGAGGTTACGTATCCGGTAGCCCGACTGTATGTAACCCGGCTCTATGACAAACATCTTTCCCGGTCCACCATTTCCAGAAAAATCTCTTCTGTACGCTCGTATTTCAAATTTGCCAATGCCCGGTATGATATTTCAGATATCGCTTTCCGGTCTTTGCATCACCCAAAGAAGGAAGAGCGGCTTCCGGCTTTTTTTTATGAAGAAGAATTGAAGTCATTGTTTGATGCTTGTGACGGAAGGGATAAGAAATCCTTGCGGGATCGTGCGCTGCTCGAGTTGTTATACGCGACGGGTATCAGGGTAAGTGAACTAACAGGGATCCGTCTGAAAGACTTGGATGATCAGCTCGGCATCGTCATGGTGATGGGGAAAGGCCGCAAGGAGCGCTATGTTCCTTACGGGGAGTTTGCACAGTCGGCACTGAGTGCGTATCTGGAAGAGAGCAGGCCGCTATTAGTGAAACAAAAAGTGCATGATGCCCTGTTTGTCAATTTACGGGGCGACCCTCTGACCGATGGCGGAGTGCGCCATATTTTAAAAATGCTTATGGAACGTGCGTCGATTCATTCCAAAATCTATCCGCATATGATCCGGCATACATTTGCGACGCATCTATTGTCGAATGGTGCCGATATGAGGACAGTGCAGGAATTGTTAGGCCATAGTCATCTTTCATCGACTCAGGTCTACACTCATATTACGAAAGAGCATTTGAGGAAAACCTATATGAACACGCATCCGCGTGCATAG
- the hslV gene encoding ATP-dependent protease subunit HslV, protein MEFHATTIFAVRHHGSCAMSGDGQVTVGNQVVMKHTAKKVRRIFGGKVLAGFAGSVADAFTLFELFEGKLTEYNGNLQRASVELAKEWRGDRILRKLEAMLIVMDKERLLLVSGTGEVIEPDDGILAIGSGGNYALAAGRALKKYGGDRMTAAEIAQAALETAAEICVYTNDQIIVEVLE, encoded by the coding sequence ATGGAATTCCACGCTACGACGATATTCGCCGTCCGCCACCATGGTTCTTGTGCAATGTCCGGGGATGGACAGGTAACGGTCGGCAATCAGGTCGTCATGAAGCATACCGCCAAAAAAGTCCGCCGCATCTTCGGGGGCAAAGTATTGGCCGGATTTGCAGGATCGGTAGCTGACGCTTTCACGCTATTCGAGTTATTCGAAGGGAAATTGACCGAGTATAATGGCAATCTCCAAAGGGCTTCCGTTGAACTCGCAAAGGAGTGGCGAGGCGACCGGATTCTAAGGAAGCTGGAAGCGATGTTGATTGTGATGGATAAAGAACGTCTGCTGCTCGTTTCAGGCACGGGTGAAGTGATCGAGCCGGACGATGGGATACTGGCAATCGGATCGGGCGGCAACTACGCACTGGCGGCGGGCCGTGCTTTAAAGAAATACGGCGGCGATCGGATGACCGCGGCTGAAATTGCACAGGCGGCATTGGAGACGGCTGCGGAAATATGCGTCTATACAAACGATCAGATCATTGTGGAGGTGCTGGAATGA
- the hslU gene encoding ATP-dependent protease ATPase subunit HslU, which yields MSAKQELTPKQLTAYLDRYIVGQDQAKRAVAVAIRNRYRRSLLTDEEKSEIIPKNILMIGPTGVGKTEIARRIAKLVKAPFVKVEATKFTEVGYVGRDVESMVRDLTEAAVRIVREEKREAVKEQAAKLAEERLVELLVPSRKKNGGMQNPFEMLFGGQKNAQDEPDQAELAELNRKRSDIKASLIAGHLEEEMITVEVTAQQPSLYDALQGSGMEQMGANMQDALSSLMPKKTVNRKMKVKDARKVLEAEEADKLIDQDEIARHAVELTEQSGMIFIDEIDKIASRGGAGSSADVSREGVQRDILPIVEGSSVSTKYGTVKTDFILFIAAGAFHIAKPSDIIPELQGRFPIRVELEKLSKEDFTRILKEPDFSLIRQYEKLLETENVILEFTDDAIDRIAEIAFEVNDNTENIGARRLHTILEKLLEELSYEAADIGPATIKITPAYVDGKLDNIAKDKDLSQFIL from the coding sequence ATGAGCGCTAAACAAGAACTCACCCCGAAGCAATTGACCGCTTATCTCGATCGTTATATCGTGGGACAGGACCAGGCCAAACGGGCGGTCGCTGTGGCAATCAGGAACCGCTACAGACGCAGTCTTTTGACAGATGAGGAAAAAAGCGAAATCATCCCGAAAAACATTTTAATGATTGGACCGACGGGCGTTGGGAAGACTGAAATTGCAAGAAGGATTGCCAAACTCGTCAAGGCTCCGTTTGTCAAAGTGGAAGCGACGAAATTTACGGAAGTGGGATACGTCGGGCGCGACGTGGAATCCATGGTCAGGGATTTGACAGAGGCTGCCGTCCGGATTGTCCGTGAAGAGAAGCGCGAGGCGGTGAAGGAACAAGCCGCCAAGTTGGCCGAAGAACGGCTTGTTGAATTGCTCGTGCCTAGCCGCAAGAAAAACGGGGGTATGCAAAATCCTTTTGAAATGCTCTTCGGGGGGCAAAAGAACGCACAAGACGAACCGGACCAAGCTGAACTGGCAGAATTGAATCGGAAACGGTCCGATATTAAGGCGAGCCTCATCGCAGGCCATCTGGAAGAAGAGATGATCACAGTTGAGGTCACTGCGCAACAACCGTCGCTGTACGATGCCCTGCAAGGGTCCGGCATGGAACAGATGGGTGCCAATATGCAGGATGCGCTGTCTTCTTTGATGCCGAAGAAAACAGTGAACCGCAAGATGAAAGTGAAAGATGCCCGTAAAGTGCTGGAGGCGGAAGAGGCCGATAAATTGATTGACCAAGACGAAATCGCCCGGCACGCCGTCGAGCTGACCGAACAATCCGGCATGATCTTCATCGATGAAATCGATAAGATCGCAAGCCGCGGCGGAGCGGGTTCCTCGGCCGATGTGTCGAGGGAGGGCGTTCAGCGGGATATCCTTCCGATTGTGGAAGGTTCGTCCGTTTCGACGAAATACGGCACGGTAAAAACGGACTTCATCCTTTTCATCGCTGCTGGGGCATTCCATATTGCAAAGCCTTCGGACATCATCCCGGAATTGCAAGGGAGATTTCCAATCCGCGTAGAACTCGAAAAACTCTCGAAAGAGGATTTTACACGTATTTTGAAAGAGCCTGATTTCTCCTTGATTCGTCAATATGAAAAATTATTGGAGACGGAGAATGTCATTCTTGAATTTACGGACGACGCAATCGACCGGATTGCGGAGATCGCTTTCGAAGTGAATGATAATACCGAAAATATCGGGGCGAGGCGCTTACATACCATCCTGGAGAAGCTCCTCGAAGAATTGTCGTATGAAGCGGCAGACATCGGCCCTGCTACTATCAAGATTACCCCTGCATATGTCGATGGAAAGTTGGATAATATCGCAAAAGATAAAGATTTGTCACAATTTATCTTATAA
- the codY gene encoding GTP-sensing pleiotropic transcriptional regulator CodY codes for MTLLAKTREINAMLQESAGNPVNFKEMAEELSKVIECNAFIVSRRGKLLGLQIHQQIENERMKKMFQERQFPEEYTNGLFEVRETSPNLDVYSQHSVFPNENRDLFKEGLTTIVPIIGGGERLGTLILARLQEEFTEDDLILAEYGATVVGMEILREKTEQIEIEARSKAVVQMAINSLSYSEHEAIEHIFNELDGSEGLLVASKIADRVGITRSVIVNALRKLESAGVIESRSLGMKGTYIKVLNSKFLEELEKQKS; via the coding sequence ATGACTTTATTAGCAAAAACACGTGAAATCAATGCCATGTTGCAAGAGTCTGCAGGGAATCCGGTCAATTTTAAAGAAATGGCGGAAGAATTGAGCAAAGTGATCGAGTGCAACGCATTCATCGTGAGCCGCAGAGGTAAATTGTTGGGACTTCAAATTCATCAGCAAATCGAGAACGAACGCATGAAGAAAATGTTCCAAGAACGCCAGTTCCCGGAAGAGTATACGAACGGCCTTTTTGAAGTGCGGGAAACATCACCGAACCTTGATGTCTATAGCCAGCATAGCGTGTTCCCGAATGAAAACCGCGACCTATTCAAAGAAGGGCTCACGACCATCGTTCCAATCATCGGTGGAGGAGAACGCCTTGGTACGCTCATTTTGGCAAGACTGCAAGAAGAATTTACAGAGGACGACCTGATCCTTGCGGAGTACGGCGCCACAGTCGTCGGGATGGAAATCCTTAGAGAAAAAACGGAGCAAATCGAAATCGAGGCACGGAGCAAAGCGGTCGTTCAAATGGCAATCAATTCACTATCCTATAGTGAGCATGAAGCGATTGAGCATATTTTCAATGAATTGGACGGAAGCGAAGGTTTGCTCGTCGCATCCAAAATTGCGGATCGCGTTGGGATTACAAGATCGGTTATCGTCAATGCGTTGCGTAAACTGGAAAGTGCCGGCGTTATCGAATCCCGTTCGCTCGGTATGAAAGGTACTTATATTAAAGTATTGAACAGTAAATTCCTTGAAGAATTGGAAAAGCAAAAATCATAA
- a CDS encoding IS1182 family transposase, producing MISNQESLNLSPYMAIYDIVVPKDNMLRQINELVDFTFILEELKSKYCLDNGRNAVPPIRMFKYLLLKSIFDLSDVDVVERSKYDMSFKYFLDMAPEDPVINPSSLTKCRKLRLQDAGLVDMLIDKTVEIALEENLIKSKTIIVDATHTKSRYNQKSPKEFLMEKSKNVRKAVYQIDESMKEKFPPKTTSNEVTDEIAYCRKVISVVEGEVHIARIPAVQEKLNVLKEVVEDYTEQLNYSTDPDARVGHKTADSSFFGYKTHIAMSDERLITAAIVTTGEKSDGKYLQELIEKSQKTGMEIETVIGDTAYSEKDNILYTKENELELISKLNPQITHGGRTKEDEFEFNKDAVMYVCKAGHLAIRKARTGKKNQGKNQKHTYYFDIEKCKVCPLREGCYKEGAKSKTYSISIKSTEHKEQEAFQNSDGFKMKAKSRYKIEAKNSELKQRHGYDVATSTGLFGMQMQGAMTIFAVNLKRIITLMKEAK from the coding sequence ATGATCTCCAATCAAGAATCTCTGAACCTCAGTCCATATATGGCAATTTACGATATCGTCGTCCCAAAGGATAATATGCTGCGTCAAATTAATGAACTTGTTGATTTCACATTCATTCTCGAGGAGTTGAAAAGTAAATATTGCTTGGATAATGGCCGCAACGCGGTGCCTCCGATTCGCATGTTTAAATATCTGCTGCTGAAGTCAATCTTCGACTTATCAGATGTTGATGTAGTTGAACGTTCAAAATATGACATGTCCTTTAAGTATTTCTTGGACATGGCTCCGGAAGATCCCGTCATCAATCCAAGTTCATTAACGAAATGCCGTAAATTGCGTCTTCAAGATGCAGGTTTAGTAGACATGCTTATTGATAAAACAGTTGAGATCGCACTGGAAGAAAATCTGATCAAAAGTAAAACCATCATCGTGGACGCGACGCATACAAAATCTCGATACAACCAAAAGTCACCCAAGGAATTTTTAATGGAGAAATCCAAAAATGTACGAAAAGCGGTCTATCAAATCGATGAGTCCATGAAAGAGAAATTCCCGCCTAAAACCACTTCTAACGAAGTGACAGATGAAATTGCCTACTGTCGGAAGGTCATCTCCGTCGTTGAAGGCGAAGTTCACATTGCCCGAATTCCAGCTGTCCAGGAAAAATTAAATGTGTTAAAAGAAGTAGTCGAAGATTATACAGAACAGCTTAATTACTCAACAGATCCAGACGCACGTGTCGGTCATAAAACGGCTGACTCCTCTTTCTTCGGCTATAAAACACATATCGCAATGAGCGATGAGCGACTCATTACCGCCGCAATTGTGACGACTGGTGAAAAAAGCGACGGTAAATATCTACAAGAATTGATTGAAAAAAGCCAAAAAACGGGTATGGAGATTGAAACGGTAATCGGAGATACCGCTTATTCGGAAAAAGATAATATCCTCTACACAAAAGAAAATGAGCTTGAATTGATATCGAAATTAAATCCCCAAATTACACATGGTGGCCGCACGAAAGAAGATGAATTTGAATTCAATAAGGATGCCGTAATGTATGTGTGTAAAGCTGGTCATTTGGCTATTCGCAAAGCGCGGACAGGCAAGAAAAACCAAGGAAAGAACCAAAAGCACACTTACTATTTTGACATTGAAAAATGTAAGGTATGTCCCCTCCGCGAGGGCTGTTATAAAGAGGGTGCCAAGAGTAAAACGTATTCCATCTCGATAAAATCGACAGAACACAAGGAGCAGGAAGCGTTTCAAAATAGCGATGGGTTTAAGATGAAAGCCAAATCCCGCTATAAGATCGAAGCGAAGAATAGTGAATTAAAACAAAGACACGGGTACGATGTAGCCACATCCACGGGTCTATTTGGCATGCAGATGCAGGGAGCCATGACCATTTTCGCTGTTAATCTCAAACGAATCATAACCTTAATGAAAGAAGCAAAGTAA
- the flgB gene encoding flagellar basal body rod protein FlgB — MNIFGSSISNLERGLDYSATKAKAISQNIANVDTPNYKAKNVSFKEMLANAKMENLQAYRTDERHIPFRQQASHPGVFSYSNFRYRQDGNGVDMDKEQSDLAANQIYYNALIDRMNGKFNTLQNVIKGGGR; from the coding sequence TTGAATATCTTCGGCTCATCGATATCGAATTTGGAGCGGGGGCTGGATTATTCAGCTACTAAAGCAAAGGCGATTTCACAAAATATCGCAAACGTGGACACCCCGAATTACAAAGCGAAAAATGTCAGCTTCAAAGAGATGTTGGCGAATGCAAAAATGGAAAATTTGCAAGCATACCGGACCGACGAGCGTCATATCCCTTTTCGCCAACAGGCTTCGCATCCGGGGGTCTTCAGCTATTCCAATTTCCGATACCGCCAAGACGGGAATGGTGTCGATATGGATAAGGAACAATCGGATCTTGCGGCGAACCAAATCTACTATAATGCTTTAATCGACAGAATGAATGGCAAATTTAATACATTGCAAAATGTGATTAAAGGAGGAGGACGTTAA
- the flgC gene encoding flagellar basal body rod protein FlgC encodes MSIFHSLNTSASALTAQRMRMDVISSNMANIDTTRGRMVDGEWQPYRRKTVTFQPREGQFATMLQAAMGRSVKGSAGYGVTISRIKEDTETPFKLVFDPTHPDANEEGYVSMPNVDPLRETIDLLSATRSFEANVTVMNANKAMLMKALEIGK; translated from the coding sequence ATGTCAATTTTCCATAGTTTAAATACGTCGGCTTCCGCATTGACTGCACAGAGGATGCGGATGGATGTTATTTCTTCCAATATGGCAAATATCGACACGACGCGCGGCCGGATGGTCGATGGTGAGTGGCAACCGTATCGCCGGAAGACTGTTACGTTCCAACCGCGGGAAGGCCAGTTTGCCACTATGCTGCAAGCCGCGATGGGGAGGTCGGTAAAAGGCTCGGCTGGATACGGAGTCACGATTTCCCGTATTAAGGAAGACACGGAAACACCATTCAAACTCGTATTCGATCCGACACATCCGGATGCCAATGAGGAGGGATATGTCTCCATGCCAAACGTCGACCCGCTAAGGGAGACGATCGACCTCTTATCGGCGACCCGTTCCTTTGAAGCGAATGTGACGGTAATGAATGCGAACAAAGCGATGCTCATGAAAGCACTTGAAATCGGAAAATAA
- the fliE gene encoding flagellar hook-basal body complex protein FliE, which translates to MAIQPLSAISPAIGQARIGTGVQPTPYEAQQSFGNYLKAAINEVDKKQIESDKMTQKLVLGGDVELHDVMIAAQKASVALNATMEVRNKVVEAYQEIIRMPV; encoded by the coding sequence ATGGCTATACAGCCTTTATCCGCCATCAGTCCTGCAATTGGACAGGCGAGAATCGGGACTGGTGTCCAACCGACACCGTATGAAGCGCAGCAAAGTTTCGGGAACTACTTGAAAGCGGCCATCAACGAAGTGGATAAGAAACAGATCGAATCGGATAAAATGACGCAAAAGCTGGTGCTTGGCGGCGATGTGGAACTTCATGATGTCATGATCGCAGCACAAAAAGCTTCCGTTGCGTTAAATGCGACGATGGAAGTGCGTAACAAAGTAGTAGAAGCGTATCAGGAAATCATCCGGATGCCTGTCTAA
- the fliF gene encoding flagellar basal-body MS-ring/collar protein FliF: protein MNERLAKIRADIREFWSSRTKKQKITYIGSASAVILLAAFLTFFLSRTEFAPLYSDVPRTEIGRIKEALDSQGVPNKVAPGGTSILVPKERVDELLVTLAVEGIPSSGTPNYSFFTENASFGMTDNEFNMAKLSTMQNELANLIKGVEGVKDAKVMITLPNESVFLNDSVQQASASIVLNTDPGHQFTEPQVRALYTLVSKSLPNLSTDDIVIMNQYSEYYDLKDDTNSYGTSVTDQIAIKKTIERDLQRQLQSMLGTMMGHDKVLVSVTTDIDFHLENREENLVTPVDEESMEGIALSVQRITESFTGTGAGAGGTPEAEDPTDNRTGFVEGTFGNGDYERIEETVNNEVNRIRKEIVESPYKIRDIGIQVVVDSDPASMAPGLQGNIEQLLSTVVRTSLDKVAAGDLTEEAINDKIFVSAQPFEGKPDLTTDSQPINIPWWVYVIGAALLLVIGILVFAYFRKRRREREMEEELVFEEQQAAIEVDDINTEVETEGTLRRKQLEKMAKEKPEEFAKLLRTWIAEE, encoded by the coding sequence ATGAATGAGAGATTAGCGAAAATCAGAGCGGATATACGTGAGTTCTGGTCAAGCCGTACGAAAAAACAAAAAATCACATATATCGGTTCTGCTTCAGCGGTCATCCTACTTGCTGCATTCCTGACGTTTTTCCTATCCAGGACGGAATTCGCACCGCTCTATTCGGATGTGCCCCGGACTGAAATTGGACGGATCAAAGAAGCTCTTGACAGCCAAGGGGTCCCGAACAAAGTGGCGCCCGGAGGCACATCCATCCTCGTGCCGAAGGAGCGTGTCGATGAACTGCTCGTGACCTTGGCAGTGGAAGGAATCCCGAGTTCCGGCACACCGAATTATTCCTTTTTCACAGAAAATGCAAGCTTTGGAATGACGGATAATGAATTCAATATGGCAAAGCTCTCCACGATGCAAAATGAACTTGCGAACCTGATCAAAGGGGTCGAAGGCGTAAAAGATGCCAAAGTGATGATCACTTTGCCGAACGAAAGCGTCTTTTTGAATGACAGCGTCCAGCAGGCGAGTGCGTCCATCGTATTGAATACCGATCCGGGACATCAGTTCACGGAGCCGCAAGTCAGGGCGTTATACACACTTGTATCAAAAAGCCTCCCGAATCTGTCGACAGACGACATCGTCATCATGAATCAGTACTCCGAATATTACGATCTGAAGGACGACACGAATTCATACGGGACAAGCGTGACCGATCAAATTGCCATCAAGAAGACAATCGAACGCGATTTGCAGCGACAACTGCAGTCCATGCTCGGAACGATGATGGGCCATGACAAAGTGCTCGTCTCCGTCACGACGGATATTGATTTCCATTTGGAGAACAGGGAAGAGAATCTAGTGACGCCGGTGGATGAAGAGAGCATGGAAGGGATTGCGCTCAGCGTCCAACGGATTACGGAATCATTCACTGGCACCGGTGCAGGAGCAGGCGGTACACCGGAAGCGGAGGACCCGACGGATAACCGGACAGGCTTCGTCGAAGGTACTTTCGGGAATGGTGATTATGAGAGGATCGAAGAGACGGTCAATAACGAAGTCAACCGGATCCGTAAAGAAATTGTCGAAAGTCCGTATAAAATCCGGGATATCGGGATCCAAGTGGTGGTCGATTCCGATCCGGCATCAATGGCGCCTGGATTGCAAGGCAATATCGAACAACTTCTATCCACAGTTGTGCGCACATCCTTGGACAAAGTGGCCGCCGGCGATTTGACGGAAGAGGCCATCAACGACAAAATCTTCGTCTCCGCTCAACCATTTGAAGGGAAACCGGATCTGACGACTGACTCGCAGCCGATCAACATACCGTGGTGGGTCTATGTAATCGGTGCAGCTCTACTGCTCGTCATCGGAATTCTCGTATTCGCGTACTTCCGTAAACGACGGAGAGAAAGAGAAATGGAAGAAGAACTGGTCTTTGAAGAACAACAAGCCGCCATCGAGGTGGACGATATCAATACCGAGGTGGAAACGGAAGGGACCCTTCGACGGAAGCAACTTGAAAAAATGGCGAAAGAGAAACCGGAAGAGTTTGCCAAACTATTACGCACATGGATAGCCGAGGAATGA
- the fliG gene encoding flagellar motor switch protein FliG, which produces MVKREKGMTGKQKAALLLISLGPEVSAAVYKHLNEDEIERLTLEISSVKKVESSVKEEIIEEFHNIALAQDYISQGGIGYAKTVLEKALGKDHAQAIINRLTSSLQVRPFDFARRADPGQILNFIQNEHPQTIALILSYLEAEQAGMILSSLPQEVQADIAKRIATMDSTSPEVISEIEAVLERKLSSTVTQDFTETGGVDAVVQVLNGVDRTTEKTILDALEIQDPELAEEIRKRMFVFEDIVTLDNRSIQRIIRDCENEDLILSLKVSSEEVKEVLFRNMSSRMAESFQEEMEIMGPVRLRDVEEAQSRIVGVIRRLEDSGEIIIARGGGDDIIV; this is translated from the coding sequence GTGGTTAAGAGAGAAAAAGGGATGACAGGGAAACAAAAAGCGGCACTCCTGCTCATTTCCCTCGGCCCGGAAGTTTCAGCGGCAGTCTATAAGCATTTGAATGAAGACGAGATCGAACGGTTGACGCTCGAGATTTCCAGCGTCAAAAAAGTGGAGTCATCCGTGAAGGAAGAGATCATCGAAGAATTCCACAACATCGCCTTGGCGCAGGATTATATTTCCCAAGGCGGGATCGGCTACGCGAAGACCGTATTGGAAAAGGCGCTCGGCAAAGACCATGCACAAGCGATCATCAATCGCCTCACTTCGTCCTTGCAAGTACGGCCGTTCGACTTCGCTCGCAGGGCGGACCCTGGACAGATTCTGAACTTTATCCAGAACGAGCATCCACAGACAATCGCGTTGATCCTTTCCTATTTGGAAGCGGAACAGGCCGGGATGATCCTGTCCTCCTTGCCGCAGGAAGTCCAAGCGGACATCGCCAAACGGATTGCGACAATGGATTCGACATCACCGGAAGTGATCAGCGAAATCGAGGCGGTGCTGGAACGGAAACTATCTTCGACCGTGACACAGGACTTTACGGAAACCGGCGGAGTCGATGCGGTTGTCCAAGTGTTGAATGGTGTCGACAGGACGACGGAGAAAACGATCCTCGACGCATTGGAAATCCAAGACCCAGAACTCGCGGAAGAGATCCGCAAGCGGATGTTCGTATTCGAAGACATCGTTACGCTTGATAATCGTTCGATCCAGCGCATTATCCGTGATTGTGAAAATGAAGATTTGATCCTCTCATTGAAAGTTTCCAGCGAGGAAGTGAAGGAAGTCCTCTTCCGGAATATGTCTTCCCGGATGGCGGAATCTTTCCAAGAGGAAATGGAAATCATGGGACCAGTCCGGCTTCGCGATGTGGAAGAGGCGCAATCCCGTATTGTCGGCGTGATCAGAAGACTGGAAGATTCGGGTGAAATCATCATTGCACGTGGTGGAGGAGATGACATCATTGTCTAA